The following coding sequences are from one Primulina eburnea isolate SZY01 chromosome 15, ASM2296580v1, whole genome shotgun sequence window:
- the LOC140814557 gene encoding major allergen Pru ar 1-like — protein MGLITHEDEVICSIPPAKLFKAVVHDGDHFIPKVLPEEFKSIKIIEGDGGVGSIKLVTFGEGSQHKSLKHRVDEIDEANHVFKYCIIEGDVLGEDLESISYVVKIEASADGGSVCKTVSHYHTKHDDHGITEDKIKEGKEKSKAFFKAVEAHLHAHPDAY, from the exons ATGGGTTTGATCACTCACGAGGATGAAGTTATCTGTTCCATCCCACCGGCCAAGTTGTTCAAGGCCGTCGTCCACGATGGCGACCACTTCATCCCCAAGGTCTTGCCTGAGGAATTCAAAAGCATCAAAATTATTGAAGGAGACGGTGGCGTTGGAAGCATCAAATTGGTCACTTTTGGCGAAG GTAGCCAACACAAGAGCTTGAAACACAGGGTCGATGAAATCGACGAGGCAAATCATGTGTTCAAGTACTGTATCATTGAAGGCGATGTCTTAGGCGAAGATCTTGAATCCATTTCCTACGTCGTCAAGATCGAAGCCTCCGCTGATGGCGGCTCTGTCTGCAAGACTGTAAGCCATTACCATACCAAACACGATGACCACGGTATCACCGAAGATAAGATCAAGGAAGGAAAAGAGAAATCGAAGGCCTTTTTCAAGGCTGTTGAAGCTCACCTCCATGCACACCCTGATGCTTATTAA